A genomic window from Anoplolepis gracilipes chromosome 6, ASM4749672v1, whole genome shotgun sequence includes:
- the LOC140667283 gene encoding uncharacterized protein isoform X2, translating into MDFYIAKVGEIFTAAGVAFNKLGELTMQLHPTSDSLAGKWTEEDIEMLRHSVRAFSEELNRISEHIKSRTVSQIRTTLKKKAFEEAGISVRQQQILPQQTQQSTLVQQQVVKQQSTSGNQSLIGKSAEVTLNMLNAPETEVDVEGLPEECQVKLEFEEGATEEVTG; encoded by the exons ATGGATTTTTATATCGCGA aggtGGGTGAAATCTTCACCGCAGCTGGTGTGGCCTTTAACAAATTGGGTGAACTCACAATGCAACTTCATCCGACATCAGACTCGCTAGCAGG TAAATGGACTGAGGAGGACATTGAGATGCTCCGTCACTCAGTAAGGGCTTTCAGCGAAGAGTTGAACAGAATAAGCGAGCACATCAAGAGTCGCACGGT TTCTCAGATACGAACCACCCTGAAGAAGAAGGCGTTTGAAGAGGCTGGAATATCTGTCAGGCAACAACAGATTCTTCCCCAACAGACACAACAATCGACATTAGTTCAGCAACAGGTTGTTAAGCAACAGTCCACATCGGGAAACCAAAGTCTAATAGGAAAATCAGCAGAAGTGACGCTTAACATGCTGAATGCACCAGAGACGGAAGTGGATGTCGAGGGACTCCCCGAGGAATGTCAAGTGAAACTTGAATTCGAAGAAGGCGCTACCGAAGAAGTTACTGGTTAG
- the LOC140667022 gene encoding lysosomal dipeptide transporter MFSD1 codes for MEGVVAENSVSTEMTSEDEMALQGCCSPKKMPYRFLGLALMCLLGFGSYFCFDNPGALQDNFKIDLHMSTSTFVLLYSIYSWPNVILCFIGGFLLDSVFGIRLGTVIYMGLTLIGQIIFASGAMIDAFWLMMLGRFVFGIGAESLAVAQNSYAVLWFKGKELNMVFGLQLSFARVGSTVNFLVMEPIYNYVSKYYKGPECIGIVLFLAAGTCVMSMICACVLGLMDKRAERLLRRGEGQEPQVVSLKDVKDFKLIFWLIALICIAYYVAIFPFIALGKVFFERKYEYDPSSANTVNSLVYSISAIASPVLGYLVDRIGKNVSWVFISICVTILAHGLLAFTYLNPYACMILMGLAYSMLASSLWPLIALVTPEHQLGTAYGIAQAVQNLGLAVVSIVAGIIVDKGGYLMLEMFFLGWLWVSLITAGAIWVSDIATSGGYLNMTPGQRERYETLRCTPESLEREKLLSSECTSDFSADSLMQPQSDISIRNRYLSRIGAMVPPHAVTPIHRALR; via the exons ATGGAGGGAGTTGTAGCGGAAAATTCTGTAAGCACCGAGATGACTTCCGAGGACGAGATGGCCCTACAAGGATGTTGCAGTCCCAAAAAAATGCCCTACCGATTTTTGGGCCTGGCACTCATGTGTCTACTTGGATTCG gaTCATACTTTTGTTTTGATAATCCTGGAGCGttacaagataattttaaaattgatttacatATGTCAACTAGCACATTTGTTTTgctatattctatttattcctGGCCGAATGTCATTCTCTGCTTTATTGGTGGATTCTTATTAGACAGTGTTTTTGGAATTCGGCTAGGTACTGTGATATATATGGGACTCACGTTGATTGGCCAAATCATTTTTGCAAGCGGTGCTATGATTGATGCTTTTTGGCTAATGATGCTTGGCCGATTTGTCTTTGG aATCGGTGCAGAATCGTTGGCAGTTGCCCAAAATAGTTACGCAGTCCTTTGGTTCAAAGGTAAAGAATTAAACATGGTGTTTGGACTGCAGTTAAGTTTCGCACGAGTAGGATCGACAGTAAACTTCTTAGTAATGGAGCcaatatacaattatgtatctaaatattataagggTCCAGAGTGCATTGGCATAGTTCTTTTTCTCGCTGCTGGAACTTGCGTGATGTCGATGATATGCGCGTGTGTATTAGGCCTCATGGATAAACGCGCCGAGAGACTGCTCCGACGAGGGGAGGGACAAGAACCGCAAGTTGTTAGTCTAAAAGACGTCAAGGATTTCAAGCTGATCTTTTGGTTGATTGCGCTCATTTGCATCGCTTATTACGTCGCGATATTCCCCTTTATCGCTTTGGGAAA agtatTTTTTGAACGGAAATACGAATACGATCCATCTTCTGCAAACACGGTGAATTCTCTCGTTTATTCGATATCGGCTATAGCATCACCTGTATTAGGTTACTTAGTAGATAGGATAGGAAAAAACGTATCATGGGTGTTTATTAGTATCTGTGTGACTATCCTTGCACATGGATTGCTCGCATTTACTTATTTGAATCCTTATGCATGTATGATTCTCATGGGATTGGCATATTCCATGCTTGCTAGCAGTTTATGGCCTTTAATTGCTCTTGTCACACCAGAGCATCAACTTGGAACTGCTTATGGAAT TGCGCAGGCTGTACAAAATTTAGGTCTTGCTGTAGTATCAATTGTAGCTGGCATAATAGTAGACAAAGGAGGATATTTGATGCTCGAGATGTTTTTCCTCGGTTGGCTTTGGG TTTCATTGATAACCGCTGGTGCAATCTGGGTATCGGACATAGCAACAAGCGGTGGTTATCTCAATATGACACCAGGACAAAGAGAACGATATGAGACACTTCGATGTACGCCTGAGAGTTTGGaacgagaaaaattattgtcgTCAGAGTGTACATCAGATTTTTCAGCGGATAGTTTGATGCAACCACAATCTGATATCAGTATACGAAACCGTTACTTGTCTCGCATTGGTGCAATg GTACCACCACATGCGGTAACACCGATTCATCGAGCATTACGATGA
- the Ath gene encoding ATP-dependent RNA helicase DHX33, translated as MRVHDDADSKHNVTGKSSKVALKRPNTVVFCEKSNKVQKMNENNQCNNSTNATKNNDKSNINFHQRRKSLPVYMHRKRLLEEIRRHSTLIIIGETGSGKTTQIPQLLLQTGITGTSGCIGITQPRRIAAVSIARRVAQEQGVKPGKLVGYCVRFEDCTSSHTKIKYLTDGMMVREAMTDEILSDYSVVILDEAHERSVQTDVLFGVTRRAQNLRKLKNLPPLKLLIMSATMDPNKFKEYFQAPALYLEGRQHPVRIFHAVSTQQDYAFAALVTAFQIHRQVPANEDILIFLTGQEEIEAATIAARQVAKQLDGQKYPPLKVFPLYAALPTHQQLEAFKPSSPGMRKLVLSTNVAETSVTIGGICHVIDTGVVKARTHHPMTGLDMLRVEKISQAQAWQRAGRAARESPGRCYRAYTREEFEKMKNMPVPEIQRCSLAGVALQLLAIGVDITTFDFMDKPPKEGVDVAVKCLEKLGAVKGSPPQLTTLGRTMSLFPLDPRFTKVILASVEHRCLEEALTVIALLSGESIFMDPPTKREQAHNARSRFASPEGDHVTLLNVFRAYRSVTQKKVWCHENFLHHRNLEYASEVRQQLAALAERANLEKASCGTNTKQLRKAFLEGLYENLAELQRDQTYVTVYSKQPVTIHPSSTLHGTKLPLLLFTEVVATGRCYLRGLSVIDPAWLTQKNGSGKHG; from the exons ATGAGGGTCCACGACGACGCGGATTCCAAGCACAACGTCACGGGGAAGTCGTCCAAGGTGGCCCTGAAGCGGCCCAACACTGTCGTGTTCTGCGAAAAATCCAACAAAGTGcaaaaaatgaatgaaaataatcaGTGTAACAACTCTACGAACGCAACAAAGAACAACGACAAGTCAAACATTAATTTCCATCAGCGGAGAAAATCATTGCCCGTCTACATGCATCGTAAAAG ATTATTGGAAGAGATTCGGCGGCACAGTACTCTAATTATAATAGGCGAAACTGGCAGCGGTAAGACCACGCAAATTCCGCAGTTGTTGCTCCAGACCGGTATAACTGGCACGTCCGGCTGTATCGGTATCACGCAACCACGTAGGATAGCGGCGGTCAGTATAGCGCGCCGGGTTGCTCAAGAGCAGGGAGTGAAACCGGGAAAATTGGTGGGTTATTGCGTACGTTTTGAGGATTGCACATCTTCGCATACGAAGATCAAATATCTGACGGACGGCATGATGGTGCGAGAGGCGATGACTGATGAAATCCTGTCTGATTATTCG GTAGTGATACTCGACGAAGCCCACGAGCGATCTGTACAGACCGACGTTCTATTCGGAGTGACGAGACGAGCGCAGAATTTGCGAAAGTTGAAGAACCTACCGCCCTTAAAACTTTTGATTATGTCAGCTACGATGGATCCTAATAAATTCAAAGAGTACTTCCAGGCACCAGCATTGTATCTGGAGGGTCGTCAACATCCCGTGAGAATTTTTCATGCAGTTTCCACGCAGCAGGACTATGCATTTGCCGCACTAGTTACGGCGTTTCAAATTCATCGTCAGGTACCTGCAAA TGAGgatatcttgatttttttgaCTGGTCAAGAAGAAATAGAAGCAGCCACGATAGCCGCCCGACAAGTGGCTAAACAATTAGACGGACAGAAGTATCCACCTCTAAAAGTTTTTCCTTTGTATGCAGCGCTGCCCACTCATCAGCAATTGGAGGCTTTCAAACCTTCATCACCAGGAATGCGGAAATTAGTATTGTCGACAAACGTTGCTGAGACATCCGTCACGATTGGTG GAATTTGTCACGTGATTGATACCGGTGTTGTCAAAGCGCGAACTCATCATCCAATGACAGGATTAGACATGTTGAGGGTCGAAAAAATTTCACAAGCTCAAGCCTGGCAAAGAGCGGGTAGAGCCGCTCGTGAATCGCCGGGTAGATGTTATAGAGCTTACACTCGAGAAGAATTCGAAAAGATGAAGAACATGCCAGTGCCAGAAATTCAAAGGTGTTCTCTCGCGGGAGTTGCTCTTCAACTGCTCGCTATTGGCGTTGATATTACTACCTTCGATTTCATGGACAAACCTCCCAAGGAAGGCGTAGATGTGGCTGTGAAATGTTTAGAGAAACTAGGTGCAGTTAAAG GATCTCCACCGCAGCTGACTACACTTGGCCGTACGATGTCACTATTTCCGTTAGATCCTCGATTTACCAAAGTGATCCTCGCGTCGGTGGAACACAGGTGTCTGGAGGAAGCACTGACGGTTATTGCTTTACTATCGGGAGAATCGATTTTTATGGATCCACCAACAAAGAGAGAACAAGCTCACAACGCACGCTCACG ATTTGCTTCACCTGAGGGAGATCACGTAACGCTATTGAATGTATTTCGAGCATACCGAAGTGTTACACAGAAAAAGGTGTGGTGCCACGAAAACTTTTTGCACCATCGAAATCTGGAGTACGCGTCGGAAGTAAGGCAACAGCTTGCGGCGTTGGCAGAACGTGCGAATTTGGAAAAGGCAAGCTGCGGAACGAATACGAAACAACTTAGAAAAGCTTTCCTCGAGGGACTTTACGAGAATCTCGCGGAGTTGCAAAGGGATCAGACATACGTTACT GTGTACTCGAAGCAGCCGGTAACCATACATCCTTCTTCGACGTTGCATGGTACAAAGTTGCCGTTGCTGCTGTTCACAGAGGTCGTAGCCACTGGAAGATGTTACCTTCGCGGTTTGTCTGTCATCGACCCGGCGTGGTTGACACAAAAGAACGGATCTGGGAAACACGGctga
- the LOC140666916 gene encoding uncharacterized protein: protein MSLMISILFILLLSLISGSTESEKRIDPVVLLQTLQHWRKIYNTYKKEMTLGYCLVDYLFQISNELSTNLSAPPLADTTVEATKSQQNPFPQNAMADTMMPLRETQKEKHLREKRSYTTARSAFSKFTNDSDKQIISRPKIIQEKWMINKVLPIIPNKEKSKIDDGNKRLTSMIDFYIQKNTVNPTPNPKDDDKVDFESTDLEKDTRPEVLYSHRMNHHDSFVKDTFVLQNLNLFPSRGRSLSNYRFPSRQYSQLREKNSKVNELLSDLWTLEKDRGIKRDLAGDRIPLNNYGSSLWSHLQFQRINMATVRCTGIVKLTNSVANSSCNPVRAINSEMSRRKPEELSRDSLLLPYGERVGATERSPLESPRESGKEAVKRNAFSRFGDIVGGSDTKKGYYQQPRVEKRSRIKRSVSKGMIHPHFLSRLKGSPRSNLYENRVRFPIPTVPEGSKQDDGRIRAVKGAASLSRVQRFIENYATSTSGSIKDSRLTASQARQLSLSSVIIPVFRTLGIFVQVHRQIMDVIETNKVLECIMTYLWAKFINWIESDQ, encoded by the exons ATGTCGCTCATGATTTCGATACTTTTCATTCTGCTGCTTTCGTTGATATCAGGATCAACGGAAAGCGAAAAGAGGATAGATCCCGTTGTGCTATTGCAAACTCTTCAACATTGGaggaaaatatacaatacatacaaGAAGGAGATGACTCTGGGTTACTGTTTGGTGGACTATTTGTTCCAGATAAGCAACGAATTGTCGACGAATCTATCTGCACCGCCGCTCGCCGACACGACTGTCGAGGCGACGAAAAGCCAGCAAAATCCATTTCCGCAAAATGCAATGGCCGATACGATGATGCCGCTTAGAGAAAcacagaaagaaaaacatttgcGAGAAAAGCGATCGTATACAACAGCGAGATCcgctttttcaaaattcacaAACGATTCTGACAAACAAATCATCTCGAGACCGAAAATCATTCAAGAAAAGTGGatgataaataaagttttaccAATTATACCGAATAAAGAGAAAAGCAAAATTGATGATGGAAATAAGAGACTTACATCAATGATTGATTTTTACATTCAGAAAAA CACCGTTAATCCGACGCCTAATCCCAAGGATGATGACAAAGTCGATTTCGAATCCACGGATCTCGAGAAGGATACGCGTCCTGAAGTTTTATATTCGCATCGGATGAATCATCACGattcttttgtaaaagatacttttgtgctacaaaatttaaatttattcccTTCCCGAGGAAGATCGCTCAGCAACTATCGATTTCCCTCTCGACAATATTCGCAgttacgagaaaaaaattcgaaagtCAACGAGTTGTTATCCGATCTCTGGACACTAGAGAAAGATCGCGGAATAAAGAGAGATCTCGCAGGAGACCGTATTCCTTTGAACAACTACGGAAGCTCCTTGTGGTCGCATTTGCAGTTCCAGCGGATAAACATGGCCACAGTGCGTTGTACGGGTATCGTAAAGTTGACAAATTCCGTCGCAAATTCATCGTGCAACCCGGTGAGAGCGATAAATTCAGAGATGTCCCGCCGGAAGCCTGAGGAATTATCTCGCGATTCACTTTTATTGCCTTACGGAGAAAGAGTCGGTGCCACTGAGCGATCGCCTCTTGAATCGCCTCGAGAAAGCGGAAAAGAAGCTGTTAAAAGGAACGCGTTCTCTCGATTTGGCGATATAGTTGGAGGAAGTGATACGAAAAAAGGGTACTACCAACAGCCGAGAGTAGAAAAAAGATCACGGATCAAGAGGAGTGTTTCAAAGGGAATGATACATCCGCACTTTTTGTCGAGACTCAAAGGATCGCCCCGATCAAATCTTTACGAAAATCGTGTACGTTTCCCCATTCCAACAGTTCCGGAGGGATCGAAACAGGACGACGGTCGTATCCGAGCCGTGAAGGGTGCGGCTTCATTATCTCGCGTTCAACGATTTATAGAGAATTACGCGACCTCGACAAGCGGATCCATTAAAGATTCAAGATTAACCGCTTCACAAGCTCGTCAATTATCTCTAAGTTCGGTTATTATCCCTGTTTTCAGGACGTTAGGAATATTCGTTCAGGTCCATCGACAAATCATGGATGTCATTGAAACGAATAAGGTCCTCGAATGTATAATGACATATTTATGggccaaatttattaattggatTGAGTCGGACCAATAA